The genomic window TTGAACACGCCCGACAGGGACGTGTGCAGCAGCACATACAGGCCGGACAGCCCCGCGTGGCGCCGGATTTCCGTCGTCAGCGTGTAGCCGTCCATGGCCGGCATCTCGATGTCCGAGATCACCATCGCATAGCGCTCGGCCGGGTTTTCACCCGAGGCGTGGATCTGCAGCAGGTGGTCCAGCGCCTGCTTGCCATCGGACAGCAGGGTCGCGCCGACCCCCAGCTGGTCCAGCACGCTGCGGATCTGCTGGCGTGCCACCCGCGAGTCGTCCACCACCAGCACCTGCAGCTGCGGTGCGTCGGCGGGCATCGCCATGGCCGGGTCCAGCACCGCCTCGCCGCGCACCTGGGCGATGTCGGCGAGCACGCTTTCCACGTCGATCACCTGGATCAGTTCGCCCTGAAAGCGGGTCACCGCGGTCAGGTAGCTCGACTCGGCGCCCAGCTCCGGGGGCGGATGGATGTCTTCCACCGCGATGTTGACGATGCGTTCCACGCCGCTGACCAGGAAGCCCTGGATCGAACGGTTGAACTCGGTCACCACCAGGTAGCCCGGCGCGGTGTCCGCATCCGGCTCGCGTTCGGGGTGGCCGATGGCCAGGCCCAGGTCCAGCACCGG from Stenotrophomonas sp. 704A1 includes these protein-coding regions:
- a CDS encoding chemotaxis protein yields the protein MSHDLLNRIDQRTRLAGHNRLALLLFRLGGRQLFGVNVFKVQEVLRRPELFQVPGLPAQFAGVADVRGRSVPVLDLGLAIGHPEREPDADTAPGYLVVTEFNRSIQGFLVSGVERIVNIAVEDIHPPPELGAESSYLTAVTRFQGELIQVIDVESVLADIAQVRGEAVLDPAMAMPADAPQLQVLVVDDSRVARQQIRSVLDQLGVGATLLSDGKQALDHLLQIHASGENPAERYAMVISDIEMPAMDGYTLTTEIRRHAGLSGLYVLLHTSLSGVFNNAMVERVGANAFVAKYSPHELADFVLDRLRKVAMAA